One stretch of Candidatus Dormiibacterota bacterium DNA includes these proteins:
- a CDS encoding aminotransferase class V-fold PLP-dependent enzyme, whose protein sequence is MATPPPLPVLIGADLEVPLATGGRRRYVNLDAAASTPAMGAVLEAVERALPWYSSVHRGAGFTSQVSTRLYEAARQTVAGFVGARPTDSVIFVRNTTDAVNHLAHCLRIPDGHVVLTTAVEHHANLLPWRRVAPVVTLPPPPSPEALLEAVAAALRDPAHPVAVLAVTGASNVTGEILPIAELGRLAHEHGALLAVDAAQLAPHRRIDMAASGIDCLSLSGHKMYAPFGAGALVAADALLEGCEPLLAGGGAVDFVTLDDVLWTGLPDRLEAGSPNVIGAVALAAAAATLEAVGMERVAEHERTLLARARERLAELPALVHHRLWEDGPGIDRVGVVTLTVPGIHHALVAAALSAEHAIGVRHGCFCAHPYITHLLGISDEQAQGIRDALRRGERATIPGAVRASFSIATTEADVDLFCDALASLVHDGPALAYAQDPATGDFAPVEDARVLPRIEPLPELTASVHGAGCGQF, encoded by the coding sequence ATGGCCACTCCGCCTCCGCTGCCCGTGCTGATCGGCGCCGACCTCGAGGTGCCCCTGGCCACCGGCGGCCGGCGCCGCTACGTCAACCTCGACGCCGCCGCCAGCACCCCGGCGATGGGCGCCGTGCTCGAGGCGGTGGAGCGGGCCCTGCCCTGGTACTCGAGCGTCCACCGCGGCGCCGGCTTCACCTCGCAGGTGTCGACCCGGCTCTACGAGGCCGCGCGCCAGACCGTCGCCGGGTTCGTCGGCGCCCGCCCCACCGATTCGGTCATCTTCGTCCGGAACACGACGGACGCCGTCAACCACCTCGCCCACTGCCTGCGCATCCCCGACGGTCACGTGGTGCTCACCACCGCGGTCGAGCACCACGCCAACCTGCTGCCCTGGCGGCGGGTGGCGCCGGTGGTGACGCTGCCGCCGCCGCCCTCCCCGGAGGCGCTGCTCGAGGCGGTCGCCGCCGCGCTGCGCGACCCCGCGCACCCGGTGGCGGTGCTCGCCGTCACCGGGGCCAGCAACGTGACCGGCGAGATCCTCCCGATCGCCGAGCTCGGCCGCCTCGCCCACGAGCACGGCGCCCTGCTCGCCGTCGACGCCGCCCAGCTGGCCCCGCACCGCCGCATCGACATGGCGGCGTCGGGCATCGACTGCCTCAGCCTCAGCGGCCACAAGATGTACGCGCCCTTCGGCGCCGGCGCGCTGGTCGCCGCCGACGCGCTCCTCGAGGGCTGCGAGCCGCTGCTCGCCGGCGGCGGCGCGGTCGACTTCGTGACCCTCGACGACGTGCTCTGGACCGGGCTCCCCGACCGCCTCGAGGCGGGCTCGCCGAACGTCATCGGCGCGGTGGCGCTGGCGGCGGCGGCGGCCACCCTCGAGGCGGTCGGCATGGAGCGCGTCGCCGAGCACGAGCGAACCCTGCTCGCCCGCGCCCGCGAGCGCCTCGCCGAGCTGCCCGCCCTGGTCCACCACCGGCTCTGGGAGGACGGCCCCGGGATCGACCGGGTCGGCGTGGTGACGCTGACGGTTCCCGGGATCCATCACGCCCTGGTGGCCGCCGCGCTGAGCGCCGAGCACGCCATCGGGGTGCGTCACGGCTGCTTCTGCGCCCACCCCTACATCACCCACCTGCTGGGCATCTCCGACGAGCAGGCCCAGGGGATCCGCGACGCGCTGCGCCGGGGCGAGCGCGCCACCATCCCGGGGGCGGTGCGCGCATCCTTCAGCATCGCCACCACCGAGGCCGACGTCGACCTGTTCTGCGACGCCCTCGCGTCGCTGGTGCACGACGGGCCCGCCCTCGCCTACGCGCAGGACCCGGCGACCGGCGACTTCGCCCCGGTGGAGGACGCCCGGGTGCTGCCCCGCATCGAGCCCCTGCCGGAGCTGACCGCGAGCGTGCACGGAGCCGGCTGCGGCCAGTTCTGA
- the hutI gene encoding imidazolonepropionase, producing MEAAATLLVRNIGALVTCDPDRGDAPGVVAGAAVAAAGSRILAVGTAAEVTGAVAVGPGTVVLDAGGAAVVPGFVDAHSHLVWLGERSGEYAARAEGRGYEAIAAAGGGIRATVAATRAGSLEELVVAARPRARRMLGAGTTTVEVKSGYGLDEEAELRQLRAALALGEDPDLPDVLTTYLPLHALPDGDREAFVARACGSGVEGAAGLARFVDAFCERGAYRPEECLRLLEAGRRVGLRGKLHADQRSRGGGARLAAAAGAVSADHLEHADDGDLRALAAAGVVGVILPGAALVLGGPPPPGRRLLEAGARVAVATDCNPGTCYSESMPLMISLAVALGGLTPAQAVVAATAGGAAALALGDRGVLRAGMRCDLAVLDTPHWLDLGYHLGAAPVRTVVRGGRVAAGG from the coding sequence ATGGAGGCGGCCGCCACCCTGCTGGTGCGCAACATCGGCGCGCTGGTCACCTGCGACCCCGACCGCGGCGACGCCCCGGGGGTGGTGGCGGGCGCCGCGGTGGCGGCGGCCGGGTCGCGGATCCTCGCGGTGGGGACCGCGGCCGAGGTCACCGGCGCGGTCGCGGTCGGTCCCGGCACGGTGGTGCTCGACGCCGGGGGGGCGGCGGTGGTGCCCGGCTTCGTCGACGCCCACAGCCACCTGGTCTGGCTGGGCGAGCGCAGCGGCGAGTACGCGGCCCGGGCGGAGGGACGCGGCTACGAGGCGATCGCGGCCGCCGGCGGGGGCATCCGCGCCACCGTCGCCGCCACCCGCGCCGGCAGCCTCGAGGAGCTGGTGGTGGCGGCCCGGCCGCGGGCGCGGCGGATGCTCGGCGCGGGCACCACCACCGTCGAGGTGAAGAGCGGCTACGGCCTCGACGAGGAGGCGGAGCTGCGCCAGCTGCGCGCCGCCCTCGCGCTCGGCGAGGACCCCGACCTCCCCGACGTGCTGACCACGTACCTGCCCCTCCACGCCCTCCCCGACGGCGACCGCGAGGCCTTCGTCGCCCGCGCGTGCGGCAGCGGGGTGGAGGGGGCCGCCGGCCTGGCGCGCTTCGTCGACGCCTTCTGCGAGCGCGGCGCCTACCGGCCCGAGGAGTGCCTCCGGCTGCTCGAGGCGGGCCGGCGGGTGGGGCTGCGGGGGAAGCTCCACGCCGACCAGCGCAGCCGCGGCGGCGGCGCCCGGCTCGCCGCCGCCGCCGGGGCGGTGAGCGCCGACCACCTCGAGCACGCCGACGACGGCGATCTCCGCGCCCTCGCCGCCGCCGGGGTGGTCGGGGTCATCCTCCCCGGGGCGGCGCTGGTGCTGGGCGGGCCGCCGCCCCCGGGCCGGCGGCTGCTCGAGGCGGGCGCCCGGGTCGCGGTGGCCACCGACTGCAACCCCGGCACCTGCTACAGCGAGTCGATGCCGCTGATGATCTCCCTGGCGGTGGCGCTCGGAGGCCTCACCCCAGCCCAGGCGGTGGTCGCCGCCACCGCCGGAGGCGCCGCCGCCCTCGCCCTCGGCGACCGGGGAGTGCTCCGGGCGGGGATGCGGTGCGACCTGGCGGTGCTCGACACCCCGCACTGGCTCGACCTCGGCTACCACCTCGGTGCCGCGCCGGTCCGGACCGTGGTCCGCGGGGGCAGGGTGGCGGCCGGCGGCTGA
- a CDS encoding arginase family protein, giving the protein MNAREWLERGDGGGSPDLAVLGAPLAKASISPSQAQLTPAAFRRALTRFSTFDGDHGIDLADLPVLDLGDIEGDADDAGAAAAHARLEAAVAAARDRAPVVAVIGGDNSLTRPALCGLAGGGLGDGWGLLTLDAHHDVRSAIGGPRNGTPVRELIELGLPGRRVAQVGLHGFANTAEHHRWALDRGVQMRRAGQVRSVGMARLLDEVLAVLERHGARRVYVDIDMDVLDRAFAPACPASMPGGLTPHHLQEAAHLLGADPRVVAVDLTEVDAAADLAGATVRCMASVFLAFCSGLVQRRRALSTAI; this is encoded by the coding sequence GTGAACGCGCGGGAGTGGCTGGAGCGCGGCGACGGGGGCGGGAGCCCGGACCTGGCGGTGCTCGGCGCCCCGCTGGCGAAGGCCTCGATCAGCCCCTCGCAGGCACAGCTCACCCCCGCCGCCTTCCGCCGCGCGCTGACCCGGTTCAGCACCTTCGACGGCGACCACGGCATCGATCTCGCCGACCTGCCGGTGCTCGACCTCGGCGACATCGAGGGCGACGCGGACGACGCCGGCGCCGCCGCCGCGCACGCGCGCCTCGAGGCCGCGGTGGCCGCGGCCCGCGACCGCGCCCCGGTGGTCGCGGTCATCGGCGGCGACAACTCGCTGACCCGGCCGGCGCTCTGCGGCCTCGCCGGCGGCGGCCTCGGCGACGGCTGGGGGCTGCTCACCCTCGACGCCCACCACGACGTGCGCTCGGCGATCGGCGGCCCCCGCAACGGCACCCCGGTGCGCGAGCTGATCGAGCTCGGCCTCCCCGGCAGGCGGGTCGCCCAGGTCGGTCTCCACGGCTTCGCGAACACCGCCGAGCACCACCGCTGGGCGCTCGACCGCGGGGTGCAGATGCGCCGCGCCGGGCAGGTGCGGTCGGTGGGGATGGCCCGGCTGCTCGACGAGGTGCTCGCCGTGCTCGAGCGCCACGGGGCGCGGCGGGTGTACGTGGACATCGACATGGACGTGCTCGACCGCGCCTTCGCTCCCGCCTGCCCGGCGAGCATGCCCGGCGGCCTGACCCCCCACCATCTCCAGGAGGCCGCCCACCTGCTCGGCGCCGACCCCCGGGTGGTCGCCGTCGACCTCACCGAGGTGGACGCCGCCGCCGACCTCGCCGGCGCCACGGTGCGCTGCATGGCCTCGGTGTTCCTCGCCTTCTGCAGCGGCCTGGTGCAGCGGCGGCGTGCCCTGTCCACCGCGATCTGA
- the hutU gene encoding urocanate hydratase, whose product MSPAGPRPVRAPHGAALSCRSWQTEAALRCLMNNLDPEVAEDPDRLVVYGGTGRAVRSWDCFDAIVGCLRDLREDETLLVQSGKPVGVARTHEMAPRVLIANSLLVPAWATWEEFWRLEAAGLTMYGQMTAGSWIYIGTQGILQGTWETFAAVAEQRFGGSLRGRLVLTAGLGGMGGAQPLAVTMNGGVALCLDADPARVERRRAIGYLDEVARSLDDAVRRCDAAREEGRPLSVGVAANAAEALPALLDIGLAADVVTDQTSAHDPLGGYIPAGLTVEEAARLRAADPAGYVERARESMARHCAAMVAYQRRGAEVFDYGNSLRDEARRGGFADAFAYPGFVPAYIRPLFCRGRGPFRWVALSGDPADIAATDRAVAELFPDDERLHRWLRLAQERVPFQGLPARICWLGAGERHLAGLRFNELVARGEVSAPVVIGRDHLDGGSVASPFRETEAMRDGSDAIADWPVLNALLATSSGASWVAVHHGGGVGMGRSIHAGAQVVADGTALGARRCELVLTNDPGTAVMRHADAGYPEARAAAAEHGVRIPVVGDGA is encoded by the coding sequence GTGAGCCCGGCGGGGCCGCGCCCGGTCCGCGCCCCCCACGGGGCCGCGCTCAGCTGCCGCTCCTGGCAGACCGAGGCGGCGCTCCGCTGCCTGATGAACAACCTCGACCCCGAGGTCGCCGAGGACCCGGACCGGCTCGTCGTCTACGGCGGCACCGGCCGGGCGGTGCGCTCCTGGGACTGCTTCGACGCCATCGTCGGCTGCCTCCGCGACCTCCGCGAGGACGAGACCCTGCTGGTGCAGTCGGGCAAGCCGGTGGGGGTCGCCCGCACCCACGAGATGGCGCCCCGAGTGCTGATCGCGAACTCGCTGCTGGTGCCGGCGTGGGCGACCTGGGAGGAGTTCTGGCGGCTGGAGGCGGCGGGCCTGACCATGTACGGCCAGATGACCGCGGGGTCGTGGATCTACATCGGCACCCAGGGGATCCTCCAGGGCACCTGGGAGACCTTCGCGGCGGTGGCGGAGCAGCGCTTCGGCGGCAGCCTGCGGGGCCGGTTGGTGCTCACCGCCGGGCTCGGCGGGATGGGCGGCGCCCAGCCGCTGGCGGTGACGATGAACGGCGGCGTCGCCCTCTGCCTCGACGCCGACCCGGCGCGGGTGGAGCGGCGGCGGGCGATCGGCTACCTCGACGAGGTGGCCAGGTCGCTCGACGACGCGGTGCGCCGCTGCGACGCCGCCCGCGAGGAGGGCCGGCCGCTCAGCGTCGGGGTCGCCGCCAACGCCGCCGAGGCGCTGCCCGCGCTGCTCGACATCGGGCTCGCCGCCGACGTGGTCACCGACCAGACCAGCGCCCACGACCCGCTCGGCGGCTACATCCCCGCCGGGCTCACCGTCGAGGAGGCCGCCCGGCTGCGCGCCGCCGACCCCGCCGGGTACGTCGAGCGCGCCCGGGAGTCGATGGCCCGGCACTGCGCCGCGATGGTCGCCTATCAGCGCCGCGGCGCCGAGGTCTTCGACTACGGCAACTCGCTGCGCGACGAGGCCCGGCGGGGCGGGTTCGCCGACGCCTTCGCGTATCCGGGCTTCGTCCCCGCCTACATCCGGCCGCTCTTCTGCCGGGGGCGAGGGCCCTTCCGGTGGGTCGCCCTCAGCGGCGACCCCGCCGACATCGCCGCCACCGACCGGGCCGTCGCCGAGCTCTTCCCCGACGACGAGCGCCTCCACCGCTGGCTGCGGCTCGCCCAGGAGCGGGTGCCCTTCCAGGGGCTGCCGGCGCGGATCTGCTGGCTCGGCGCCGGCGAGCGCCACCTCGCCGGGCTCCGCTTCAACGAGCTGGTCGCCCGCGGCGAGGTCTCGGCGCCGGTCGTCATCGGCCGCGACCACCTCGACGGCGGCAGCGTCGCCTCCCCCTTCCGCGAGACCGAGGCGATGCGCGACGGCAGCGACGCCATCGCCGACTGGCCGGTGCTCAACGCGCTGCTCGCCACCTCGTCGGGCGCCAGCTGGGTGGCGGTGCACCACGGCGGCGGCGTCGGCATGGGACGCTCCATCCACGCTGGCGCGCAGGTGGTCGCCGACGGCACCGCGCTGGGGGCACGCCGCTGCGAGCTGGTGCTGACCAACGACCCCGGCACCGCGGTGATGCGCCACGCCGACGCCGGCTACCCGGAGGCGCGGGCGGCGGCCGCGGAGCACGGGGTGCGCATCCCGGTGGTGGGCGACGGGGCGTGA